The Fundidesulfovibrio magnetotacticus genome includes the window CCAGGGCCACGCCCACGCCCAGTTCGTCGCGGATGCGGCGGATGATCACGCCCAGCTGGCGGGTCTCCTTGTTGTTCATGCCCGCGGCGGGTTCGTCCAGCAGGAGCAGCGACGGGCCGCTGGCCAGGGCGCGCGCCAGCTCCAGGAGGCGCTGTTCGCCGTAGGGCAGGCCCGTGGCCATGTGGCCGGCCTTGTCGGCCAGGCCCACGAACTCCAGCCGGACCATGGCCTCCTCGCGCAGGCGGGCCTCCTCGCGCCGGAAGCGCGGGGTGCGGGCCAGGGAGTCCCACAGGCCGTAGCGGGCCTTGAGGTGCGCGCCGGTGAGCACGTTCTCCAGCACGGTCATGTTGGAGAAGATCTCCAGGTTCTGGAAGGTGCGCACCACGCCAGCGGCCGCTCGCTCGTGGATGGGCAGCCCGGCCAGTTCGCGACCGGCCAGGGTCACGGAGCCGCCCGTGGGCGTCACAGCGCCGCTGATCACGCCCAGCAGGGTGGTCTTGCCCGCGCCGTTGGGGCCGATGAGCGCGGCGATGTCGCCCTGGCGCACGGTGAGTTCGGCCTCGGAGAGGGCCTGGACGCCGCCGAAGCGCACGCTGGCCCCGCGCACGGCGAGCAGATCAGCCACGGGCGCGCCTCCCGGCCAGACGCAGCAGGGCCTTGACGCCTCCCGCCAGGCCGTCGGGCATGAACATCATGCACGCCACCAGCAGGCCGCCGTAGATGAGGATGTCCACCTCCTCGAACATGCGCAGGAACTCCGGCAGCGACGTGAGGAAGAAGGCCCCGGCCACCGCGCCCCAGATGGAGGCCATGCCGCCCAGCACCACCATGGTGATGAGCTGCACCGAGAAGTGGAACCCGAAGGAGGAGGGGGCCACGAAGGTAAGGTGGTGCGCGTAGAGCGTGCCCGCCACGCCCGCGTAGACCGCCGAGAGCACGAAGACGAAGCGCTTGCTCCGGGCGATGTCGATGCCCATGGCCTGGGCGGCGGATTCGCTCACGTGGATGGCGCGCAGGGCGCGGCCGGTGCGCGAGTCGATGACGCGCATGGAGACCAGGGTGGCCAGCCAGAGCACCCCGGCGCAGAGGGCGTACATGGCCTTGTCGGAGGTGAAGGCGTAGCCCATGAGCGTGAGCTTGGGGATGCCCACGAAGCCGGAGGGGCCGCCCGTCACGTCCACGGCCTCGTTGAAGACGATGGAGACGATGATGCCGAAGCCCAGGGTGGCCATGGCCAGATAGT containing:
- a CDS encoding branched-chain amino acid ABC transporter permease: MTSRRLFSLAAFAAALALAPLALPNDYYVNILILCCLNALIVMGLNMLMGYAGQVSLGHAAFFGLAAYSTAIATATLGLPVWAGVLAGVAVSTLVAWVIAVPTLKLHGHYLAMATLGFGIIVSIVFNEAVDVTGGPSGFVGIPKLTLMGYAFTSDKAMYALCAGVLWLATLVSMRVIDSRTGRALRAIHVSESAAQAMGIDIARSKRFVFVLSAVYAGVAGTLYAHHLTFVAPSSFGFHFSVQLITMVVLGGMASIWGAVAGAFFLTSLPEFLRMFEEVDILIYGGLLVACMMFMPDGLAGGVKALLRLAGRRARG
- a CDS encoding ABC transporter ATP-binding protein; protein product: MADLLAVRGASVRFGGVQALSEAELTVRQGDIAALIGPNGAGKTTLLGVISGAVTPTGGSVTLAGRELAGLPIHERAAAGVVRTFQNLEIFSNMTVLENVLTGAHLKARYGLWDSLARTPRFRREEARLREEAMVRLEFVGLADKAGHMATGLPYGEQRLLELARALASGPSLLLLDEPAAGMNNKETRQLGVIIRRIRDELGVGVALVEHDMELVMDISDRITVLNFGSVLAEGTPREIQDNPEVVAAYLGED